One genomic region from Actinocatenispora thailandica encodes:
- a CDS encoding DUF5994 family protein has translation MTALVRITFTPGPAARRIAGAWWPASRNLSAEVPRLLPLLGRVGQHARELVVHRADWADHPDQVTASGRTISIDWGGEPAHLLRAADEYGRSLTLFVVPADTESLTAHRALSLATDHRQPVGLGDILRVAATDSWATAGEPVTG, from the coding sequence ATGACGGCCCTGGTACGGATCACCTTCACGCCGGGGCCGGCGGCGCGGCGTATCGCCGGTGCCTGGTGGCCGGCGTCCCGGAACCTGAGCGCGGAGGTGCCGAGGCTGCTGCCGCTGCTGGGCCGGGTCGGCCAGCACGCCCGCGAACTGGTCGTACACCGTGCCGACTGGGCTGACCATCCCGACCAGGTCACGGCGAGCGGCCGGACGATCTCGATCGACTGGGGTGGGGAGCCGGCTCACCTGCTGCGCGCCGCCGACGAGTACGGCCGGAGCCTGACGCTGTTCGTCGTGCCGGCGGACACCGAGTCACTGACCGCGCATCGGGCGCTGTCCCTGGCCACCGATCACCGGCAGCCCGTCGGTCTGGGCGACATCCTCCGGGTGGCGGCGACGGACTCGTGGGCCACGGCCGGAGAACCCGTCACCGGATGA
- a CDS encoding Acg family FMN-binding oxidoreductase, translating into MPAINVSATTSRSRECSANGPLERAALAALRAPSLLNTQPWRWRVRDDSAELSADRSRQLTSIDPDGRLLILSCGIALHHATVALAAMGHRPRLTVWPDATAPDLLAVLRTGGPRQPTFADQRAFQAMMARRTDRRPSSPDVCIPGYRLEQLRDEVERHGAHLHLLRPDQVPVLIVAAAHAARIETADPRVRNDLARWTHRPAGHRDGVTAGTVVPQIPRRVPQREFLPNDDAGLAAGDGDDQSANYAILFGDGDEPADWLAAGQALSALLIAATERKISVNPISNVVEVEPTRATLAGLLCQLGHPMIALRLGVAAATPPPPEPRRPPAEVIDT; encoded by the coding sequence GTGCCAGCCATCAACGTCAGCGCCACGACCAGCCGTAGCCGGGAATGCAGCGCGAACGGCCCGCTGGAGCGGGCGGCGCTCGCCGCCCTGCGCGCCCCGTCGTTGCTCAACACCCAGCCGTGGCGCTGGCGGGTACGCGACGACTCCGCGGAGCTGTCCGCGGACCGGTCCCGCCAGCTCACCAGCATCGACCCGGACGGCCGGCTGCTCATCCTCAGCTGCGGCATCGCCCTGCACCACGCCACCGTCGCGCTGGCCGCGATGGGTCATCGGCCGCGGCTCACCGTCTGGCCCGATGCGACGGCGCCGGATCTGCTGGCGGTGCTGCGGACCGGCGGGCCGCGGCAGCCGACGTTCGCGGACCAGCGGGCGTTCCAGGCGATGATGGCGCGACGTACCGATCGCCGTCCCAGCTCGCCGGACGTCTGCATCCCCGGCTACCGGCTGGAACAGCTGCGCGACGAGGTCGAGCGGCACGGCGCGCACCTGCACCTGCTGCGTCCCGACCAGGTCCCGGTGTTGATCGTCGCGGCGGCGCACGCCGCCCGGATCGAGACCGCCGACCCGCGGGTACGCAACGACCTCGCCCGCTGGACCCACCGGCCGGCCGGCCACCGCGACGGGGTCACCGCCGGCACGGTCGTACCGCAGATTCCCCGGCGGGTGCCGCAACGCGAGTTCCTGCCCAACGACGACGCCGGCCTCGCCGCGGGCGACGGTGACGATCAGAGCGCGAACTACGCGATCCTGTTCGGCGACGGTGACGAACCGGCCGACTGGCTGGCCGCGGGGCAGGCCCTGTCCGCGTTGCTGATCGCGGCCACCGAACGCAAGATCTCGGTGAACCCGATCAGCAACGTCGTCGAGGTCGAGCCCACCCGCGCCACCCTGGCCGGCCTGCTGTGCCAGCTCGGGCACCCGATGATCGCGCTGCGCCTCGGCGTCGCCGCCGCGACCCCGCCGCCGCCCGAGCCGCGCCGGCCCCCGGCGGAGGTGATCGACACCTGA
- a CDS encoding universal stress protein, with product MTGTTPGTGRIVVGVDGSEPSQRALRWALRQAQLSGARVQAIMAWEVPLYYGMSPTLDVDLSEQTGKALNELVSDAVERTRADVRVEQHVVHNNPARTLINTSIGADLLVLGTRGHGGFAEALLGSVAQKCVHFAACPVVIVPPERQ from the coding sequence ATGACCGGCACGACACCAGGCACCGGGCGCATCGTGGTGGGAGTCGACGGCTCCGAGCCCTCGCAGCGGGCGCTGCGCTGGGCACTTCGCCAGGCACAGCTGTCCGGCGCTCGGGTGCAGGCCATCATGGCGTGGGAGGTGCCGCTCTACTACGGCATGTCGCCCACCCTCGACGTGGACCTGTCCGAGCAGACCGGCAAGGCACTCAACGAGCTGGTCTCCGACGCCGTCGAACGCACCCGCGCCGACGTACGGGTCGAGCAGCACGTGGTGCACAACAACCCGGCCCGCACCCTGATCAACACCTCGATCGGCGCCGACCTGCTGGTGCTCGGCACCCGCGGACACGGCGGCTTCGCCGAGGCGCTGCTGGGCTCGGTCGCGCAGAAGTGCGTGCACTTCGCGGCCTGCCCGGTCGTGATCGTGCCACCGGAACGGCAGTAA
- a CDS encoding universal stress protein — MYDSTVDNDTVVVGVDGTPNSRAALAWAARSAAGDHRNLLICHVRQDPSGDGEDAAELLTTALEAARRTVDADRIQVCLSHGDPSLALARLAAPAQLLVLGAEPDADRPGASRELVALRTAMAARCPLVVVRADGGMPGPLRGQVVAAVDGSPAARSALEFAFGYADAYDLPLAAAHVTPEPAGGYWFDERLLETHFATEPAALGFLERETEPWRRRFPRVAVKLVVLGGSRLAALTMASQGASLLAIGRAERGSPRAALGPIAYGLLRDAGCPVAVLSPAEAAQTVPAATEVGAARAG, encoded by the coding sequence ATGTACGACTCCACTGTGGACAACGACACCGTCGTGGTCGGCGTCGACGGGACGCCGAACAGCCGCGCCGCGCTCGCCTGGGCGGCACGATCGGCCGCGGGCGATCACCGGAACCTGCTGATCTGCCACGTGCGGCAGGACCCGTCCGGCGACGGCGAGGACGCCGCGGAGCTGCTCACCACGGCTCTGGAGGCGGCCCGCCGAACGGTGGACGCCGATCGCATCCAGGTCTGCCTGAGCCACGGCGACCCGTCGCTCGCGTTGGCGCGGCTGGCCGCCCCGGCGCAGCTGCTGGTGTTGGGCGCCGAACCCGACGCCGACCGGCCGGGGGCCAGCCGGGAACTGGTGGCGCTGCGTACCGCGATGGCCGCGCGCTGCCCGCTGGTGGTGGTGCGGGCCGACGGCGGGATGCCGGGGCCGTTGCGGGGTCAGGTCGTCGCGGCGGTGGACGGGTCGCCCGCCGCCCGGTCGGCGCTGGAGTTCGCGTTCGGGTACGCCGATGCGTACGACCTGCCGCTGGCCGCGGCGCACGTGACGCCGGAGCCGGCGGGCGGGTACTGGTTCGACGAGCGGTTGTTGGAGACCCATTTCGCCACCGAGCCGGCGGCGCTGGGGTTCCTGGAGCGGGAGACGGAGCCGTGGCGGCGGCGTTTTCCCCGCGTGGCGGTCAAGCTGGTGGTCCTGGGTGGTTCCCGGCTGGCCGCGTTGACGATGGCCAGCCAGGGTGCGAGCCTGCTGGCGATCGGCCGGGCCGAGCGGGGTTCGCCGCGGGCGGCGCTGGGCCCGATCGCGTACGGCCTGCTGCGCGACGCGGGCTGCCCGGTGGCGGTGCTGAGTCCCGCCGAGGCCGCCCAGACCGTACCGGCGGCGACCGAGGTCGGCGCGGCGCGCGCCGGCTGA
- a CDS encoding GAF domain-containing protein, with protein sequence MAVDPTAPGRPGGGSRTELGLGPLPQVRLDELLRELLDRVGEVTRSRERLRSLLDAVVSIGSDLDVHSTLTRIVESACWLTEARYGALGVIGPDRTLIDFITHGIDERTRGEIGDLPRGHGVLGLLIDNPEPIRLDDITRHASAYGFPPHHPAMHTFLGVPIRIRDRVFGNLYLSEKRDGGSFTDDDEQLVVALSVAAGAAIDNAQLYELAGRRQRWLEASAEIINVLLAENIDEDSALRLIADRAREVSGADLTLLLLTDEDAEHLTVRVVSGVDEAQLEGARVPANVGELARVTSGSVSALADLADAAEWPTSLHTGPALLVPLSASGRALGALAIATTENQRSVEPPDMALMETFAGQAALALERARDQQQRQLFAILGDRERIARDLHDLVIQRLFAAGTQLATTDQLVVKPEVHKRINAVIDDLDTTIHDIRSTIFQLRAPAEDDLRNQLRAVVDHARSTLGFTARLSLQGPVDTLVTGELRGCLTAVIREALSNIARHARASAATIDVSAAPDRLDVRITDDGVGIDPAAVRATGGLANMAERATQHGGTFSWSAAQPTGTRLEWSVPL encoded by the coding sequence ATGGCGGTTGATCCGACGGCCCCCGGCCGGCCCGGTGGTGGCAGCCGTACCGAACTCGGCCTCGGCCCGCTGCCCCAGGTACGTCTCGACGAGCTGCTCCGGGAGCTGCTGGACCGGGTGGGCGAGGTGACCCGCAGCCGCGAGCGGCTCCGCTCCCTGCTGGACGCCGTCGTGTCCATCGGCTCCGATCTCGACGTGCACAGCACCCTGACCCGGATCGTCGAGTCCGCCTGCTGGCTGACCGAGGCGCGGTACGGCGCCCTCGGCGTCATCGGCCCGGACCGCACCCTGATCGACTTCATCACGCACGGCATCGACGAGCGGACCCGGGGCGAGATCGGTGACCTGCCCCGGGGGCACGGGGTGCTGGGGCTGTTGATCGACAACCCCGAGCCGATCCGGCTGGACGACATCACCCGGCACGCGAGCGCCTACGGCTTCCCGCCGCACCATCCGGCCATGCACACCTTCCTCGGCGTACCGATCCGGATCCGGGACCGCGTCTTCGGCAACCTCTACCTCAGCGAGAAGCGGGACGGCGGGTCGTTCACCGACGACGACGAGCAACTGGTGGTCGCGCTGTCCGTCGCCGCCGGTGCCGCCATCGACAACGCCCAGCTGTACGAGCTGGCCGGCCGCCGCCAGCGCTGGCTGGAAGCGTCCGCGGAGATCATCAACGTGCTGTTGGCCGAGAACATCGACGAGGACAGCGCGCTCCGGCTGATCGCCGATCGTGCCCGCGAGGTGTCCGGGGCGGACCTGACGCTGCTGCTGCTCACCGACGAGGACGCCGAGCATCTCACGGTCCGGGTCGTCTCCGGCGTGGACGAGGCCCAGCTGGAGGGGGCCCGGGTGCCGGCGAACGTCGGTGAGCTGGCGCGGGTGACCAGCGGGTCGGTCAGTGCGCTCGCCGACCTCGCCGACGCCGCGGAATGGCCGACGTCGCTGCACACCGGGCCGGCCCTGCTGGTACCGCTGTCGGCCAGCGGCCGGGCGCTCGGCGCCCTGGCCATCGCCACCACCGAGAACCAGCGGTCGGTCGAACCGCCCGACATGGCGTTGATGGAGACCTTCGCCGGGCAGGCCGCGCTGGCCCTGGAACGGGCCCGTGACCAGCAGCAGCGGCAGCTGTTCGCCATCCTGGGCGACCGCGAGCGAATCGCCCGCGACCTGCACGACCTGGTCATCCAGCGACTGTTCGCGGCCGGCACCCAGCTGGCGACCACCGACCAGCTCGTCGTCAAGCCGGAGGTGCACAAGCGCATCAACGCGGTGATCGACGACCTGGACACCACCATCCACGACATCCGCAGCACGATCTTCCAGCTGCGCGCCCCCGCGGAGGACGACCTGCGCAACCAGCTCCGGGCGGTGGTCGACCACGCCCGGTCGACCCTGGGGTTCACCGCCCGGCTGTCCCTCCAGGGACCGGTGGACACCCTGGTCACCGGCGAGCTTCGGGGCTGCCTGACCGCGGTGATCCGGGAAGCGCTGTCCAACATCGCCCGGCACGCTCGGGCCAGCGCCGCCACCATCGACGTGTCGGCCGCCCCGGACCGGCTCGACGTACGGATCACCGACGACGGGGTGGGGATCGACCCGGCCGCGGTACGGGCCACCGGCGGGCTGGCGAACATGGCGGAGCGCGCCACCCAGCACGGCGGCACCTTCTCCTGGTCGGCGGCGCAGCCCACGGGTACCCGGCTGGAGTGGTCGGTTCCGCTGTAG
- a CDS encoding response regulator: MITVFLLDDHEVVRAGLRGLLEHDGEIDVVGESGSAAQAIARIPALRPDVAILDARLPDGSGIDVCREVRSVDPSIQVLILTSYEDDEALFAAIMAGAAGYVLKQIRGTDLVAAVRQVAAGHSLLDPAITERVLERIRRGTANEPDELRHLTDQERRILTHMAEGGTNRDIAQTMNLSEKTVKNYVSSILAKLGLHRRTEAAVLATRLLGRARN, from the coding sequence ATGATCACGGTGTTCCTGCTCGACGACCATGAGGTGGTGCGTGCCGGTCTGCGCGGCCTGCTCGAACACGACGGGGAGATCGACGTCGTCGGAGAGTCCGGTTCGGCAGCCCAGGCGATCGCCCGGATCCCCGCCCTGCGCCCGGACGTCGCGATCCTGGACGCCCGGCTGCCGGACGGCTCGGGCATCGACGTCTGCCGCGAGGTCCGCTCGGTGGACCCGTCCATCCAGGTGCTGATCCTGACCTCGTACGAGGACGACGAGGCGCTGTTCGCCGCGATCATGGCCGGCGCCGCCGGGTACGTGCTCAAGCAGATCCGCGGCACCGACCTGGTGGCGGCGGTGCGGCAGGTCGCGGCCGGCCACTCGCTGCTGGATCCGGCCATCACCGAACGGGTGCTGGAACGCATCCGCCGCGGCACCGCGAACGAGCCCGACGAGCTACGCCACCTCACCGACCAGGAGCGTCGCATCCTCACCCACATGGCCGAGGGCGGCACCAACCGCGACATCGCCCAGACGATGAACCTGTCGGAGAAGACCGTCAAGAACTACGTGTCGAGCATCCTGGCCAAGCTGGGCCTGCACCGGCGCACCGAGGCGGCCGTGCTCGCCACCCGGCTGCTGGGCCGCGCCCGGAACTGA